The following are encoded in a window of Phaseolus vulgaris cultivar G19833 chromosome 3, P. vulgaris v2.0, whole genome shotgun sequence genomic DNA:
- the LOC137808096 gene encoding large ribosomal subunit protein eL15z, which produces MGAYKYVSELWRKKQSDVMRFLQRVRCWEYRQQPSIVRLTRPTRPDKARRLGYKAKQGYVVYRVRVRRGGRKRPVPKGIVYGKPTNQGVTQLKFQRSKRSVSEERAGRKLGGLRVLNSYWVNEDSTYKYFEVVLVDVAHSAVRNDPRINWLCNPVHKHRELRGLTSAGKSNRGLRGRGHLYHKNRPSRRATWKRNNTLSLRRYR; this is translated from the exons ATGG GTGCCTACAAGTATGTCTCGGAGCTCTGGCGCAAGAAGCAGTCCGATGTTATGAGATTCTTGCAGCGGGTGAGGTGTTGGGAATACCGCCAGCAACCTTCAATTGTTCGTTTGACAAGGCCTACTCGCCCAGACAAGGCTCGCCGCCTGGGTTATAAGGCTAAGCAG GGTTATGTGGTTTACCGTGTACGTGTGAGGAGGGGTGGCAGGAAGAGACCAGTTCCCAAAGGTATTGTTTACGGTAAGCCAACCAACCAAGGTGTTACTCAATTGAAGTTTCAGCGCAGCAAGAGGTCTGTTTCTGAGGAGCGAGCAGGAAGGAAGTTGGGTGGCCTCAGGGTCCTCAATTCTTACTGGGTGAATGAG GACTCAACCTACAAATATTTTGAGGTCGTTCTGGTGGATGTTGCCCACAGTGCTGTAAGAAATGATCCAAGAATCAACTGGCTGTGCAATCCAGTCCATAAACACAGGGAACTTCGTGGCCTCACTTCCGCTGGGAAAAGTAACAGGGGTTTACGTGGCAGAGGACATCTGTACCACAAAAATCGTCCATCCCGCCGGGCAACCTGGAAGAGAAACAACACTCTTTCTCTTCGTCGTTATCGCTGA